The sequence below is a genomic window from Carassius auratus strain Wakin chromosome 42, ASM336829v1, whole genome shotgun sequence.
ttacaaaactatacaggtattcaagggcaggctctaagatggtttagatcctacctgtgaTCCTACCTACTTTGATTTATCATTTTTTATGCACTCATgacatacaaatattatataataatttgatatttgtttattttgtttcacaaaaataaaagaagaaaaaaaaagtaagacattgtaaaatatatcatgcaTTGGGTCTGATGCCCccttgtggaaaaaaaatacattaaattgcattttatggtAACTGCCACTAGAGGGGCTTAAGGGATCTCCGGAGATTTTATACAGAGCTAATCAACTGGAATATAGAAACACTTCAATTTGAAActttgatttataattttttatgcacTCAGAttcaaactattattttttaaattttgtacaTACAAATATGATATAATAGTTCTTTATGGTCgtcgaatctgattggctgagagcttTTTCTCTTTTGATGGGAGGGGAAGGCCAGatatcaaattaaaaacatttcaggatcccacttcaaacgaaggggtttAAGAATCATCTCAGAATACACTTATCTACAGCAGCAACAGGGTTTCCCAAGCAAACAAGAACAGTCCTTAAATCAGGGATGCCAAACTAAATTCATAATGGGTCAGGGCCCCACAGAGTCCAGAttcaaccccaatcaaacacacctgatctaactaatcaagtccttcaggcttatttgaaaactggTATGTGTATTGGAGCAGGATTGGAACAAAAATCTGCAAGGCTCCGTCCCTCCATGAACGAAGTTTGACAGTTTtaaattttaaaggggtcatatgatgctatttaaaaaatgtctttctctttggagtgttacaagctataCGTGtttaaagaagatctgtaaagttgcaaagactaaaatctcaaatccaaagagatagtCAACCATTCCTACCTTCTAACAtgcattgcatttaatttaaattttgtgtgAAATGACTGCGGGGAGCTGgattttaataagaaatatttctctGTTGAACTCTAGTTGTTTTGTGTCCGCTTTCTGGTGTCTTTGGACTTGTCTGCAAACTCTTCTGTGACCTTAGTTGGCCTTCAAAGTCTCTTTAACGCCCTCATCGAGGCCCAGTGACCTTTGACCCATCTCAATCTTCAAGGTATTTTCTTTTCCTCTATTCAGGTAATTGCCAGTGTCTTGTACGCTCggattaataattcattattttattgtgtattttgcttttgtatccatccactgtttttttttttttttttttggtaacaatcTGCGCTGATAAAAGAATGGTCATGTCAAGTGTTGGTTTTTATTTGTTCCCGTCTGTCCTCACTTGGCTAATTTTCAGTTCTCATCAGCAGTTAATCTTCGTTCATTTAGATCACCTGTTCCTGGTTTTTAGTTCCTGCCCCTTATTATCCGCCCTATTTGAGTTTGAGCCTGTTCTGTTCTCCttgatttaatgttatatttgaaTGGTTAATGTGGTTTATGTCCATTAAAAGACTCATTTTTCCTAGTCCTTCTTCATGTACTCTTTACTAAAATCATGACGGCATGACAGGTCGTAGGTTCAAACCACAAAACAGTGAACTTGACTCAAGATGTTTAAACTCAAAGGAAATTTGACGGTACTTTCCCTCTAAGTTTACTGAAAATTCGGACATGCTATTGTTTTCAGAGCATCTGATCAAAAATGGGAGAAATTACTAGTATGAATATGATGTCATTCAGTTTTTGACAAGTAACCaattatacaggtgctggtcatataattagaatatcgtcaaaaagtttatttatttcaataattccattaaaaaaagtgaaacttgtgtattatattcattcattacacacagactgatatatttcaaatgtctttggcactgctcaggtgttatgagatagtggccttcagctcttctgcaatcttgggtctggcatatcgcatcttcctcttcattataccccatagattttctatggggttaaagtcaggcgagtttgctgaccaattaagaacagggataccatggtccttaaaccaggtactggaagctttggcactgtgtgcaggtgccaagtcctgtcgggaaatgaaatctgcatctccataaagttggtcagcaactttctggtatacggctgtgttgaccttggacctcagaaaacacagtggaccaacaccagcagatgacatggcaccgcaaaccatcactgactttggaaactttacactggacctcaagcaacgtggattgtgtgactctcctctcttcctccagactctgggaccctgacttccaaaggaaatgcaaaatgtactttcatcagggaacataactttggaccactcagtagcagtccagtcctttttgatgTGAGACatttctgacactgtctgttgttcaagagtggcttgacacaaggaatgcgaagctgaaacccatgtcttgaaTACGTCTGTctatagtggttcttgaagcactgactccagctgcagtccactctttgtgaatctcccccacatttttgaatgggttttgttttacaatcctctccagggtgcggttatccctattgcttgtacactttttttctaccacatctttccttcccttcacctctctattaatgtgcttggacacagagctctgtgaacagccagcctcttttgcaatgaccttttgtgtcttgccctccttgtgcaaggtgtcaatggtcgtcttttggacaactgtcaagtcagcagtcttccccatgattgtgtagcctacagaactagactgagagaccatttaaagactttgcaggtgttttgagttaattagctgattagagtgtggcaccaggtttcttcaatattgaaccttttcacaatattcaaatcttatcagatactgaatttggggttttccttagttgtcaactttaatcatcaaaattaaattattattattattattattattattattattattattattattattgtatataactGTCACATCATAATCTCACAGTAGCAGCATCTTGCAGTATCTCACATGAAAAGCTGTTTGAGAAGCTCATTAGtgcaaaatgtacatttctgGATGTGTCACCAGCCATCTAAACAAACTGATAATGATCGGTGTGCTGACCGACAGGCTAAATTGTCAGGCAAATGGATAAATACTTTAAAACTTTTGTCTGTAAATACTGTCTACAGTAATTGTAGCTTGTTTGCTGtcattgtgtttttatgtgtttatacTTTTGATTGAAAccaattttattctatttattcctTCTGCAGATTGTTTTTATTgcttattatttgtgaaatttcagaAATTATGAGGTTGAAATGGGCACAAGATATTAATGTGTGGTGCTGATGGACCAAGAAACAGACCAATAAAACACTAATTGAATCATACTCTATATGTAAAAGTATCATGTCACACAACATTAAAGCTtctttaacacatttattttcaaattgaaaGCAGAATGCAGAAAAAGAGTGTACCGTGCTTCTAAATTAGAACTGTGAAACATTCCATACCCGGGGTTACAAACTGGGTTTAGAGCAATAATAACTCGGGGGGAAAGCctttcagaaacaaacaaacaaacaaaaaagccttATGCATACCTTTAATCGatcaaatatgattttttaacttttataaactcaTTAACTCCATTCCTATTTCCTGCAAACACGAATATTAGTACAGATGGTTCTGGCATCATCAGTGGTTGAAAGTTCTTCAACCAGAATGTCCGTGAACTGGTTCACTAAATTCCTACACATTGACTTTAGGAAGCCGATCTCATCACAGATCATCCCCAGCTTAATTTTAATGTCTTCCTGTAGGAAATTAAGTCATTAGTctcacattaatttattaaaacttatAGAAATGTACTGATACTGACCGGAGTTGCTCCATTGGAGATCTGCTTTTTCAGTTTCTTCATCACCCACTTGCAAGCCCAGCACTTTCCAGGGAGTTGTTCTGTTTCTATCTCACCCTAATATATCAACATATGGCAGTATTTTAGAATCAATAGTTTATATGACATTTAGAATCGAATTAGCAGTTAAAAATAGACATGACTAGCTGTTTGAAAACCATTGTCTAGCTTATTCATCTTGCAAACAATCTTGAAATTTCATTTCAGTATATGACAAAAATCTGACCTCTATAGATTGGGATCTATGGATAAAACAGTGATTAATCAGCTGACAGTCATATTATTGTTTGGCCAATTACATAAATAGTTCTAAATTCTACCATCACGTAAACATCATGTAGTTTCCATTTTTCCAATAACAGTTTGATGTGTAAAATAATCATTCAGCtaataagttaattttttttgcgTTATTTGTAATCAAAGTTTACGCAATCAAGGAAAGCTTGGAATCcaaaaattagttaaaaaaaattatcataataaaCAATGTTAAGGATGACTCACAGagctttcttcaaattcatttCTAATGGAATCTCCTTTGTGCATTTCCCAGTGAAGGGCACAAACTGTAAGAAAAAACTGAATGGTAAATGTAGCACATACAACGAAATGGTGGAATTTAATATAGTGCATGTGTTTAGGTAAAAAGTGAGAATATGATATGTATACTTTAGGTACATTCAAGCTGGTTTTAGCATGACCAGCATTGCACATCAATAAACTTGAGCCAGTCCAAACCAGTCTATGCAGTCATTTCCAGCTAGTCacacaaaattaagataaatagaTGGATAAAGATAACCAACAACTGATCTGTGCTAATTTTACCTGAGGATATCAGCAGGGTGATCAGGACGATTCTCCGCAGCATCTTGTTTGGCAAAAGAGTCTGAACACAATGAGACTGAAAACTCTCTTGTTTGCTGAAGGTTTTTGATGACACTCTTActaaaatacttctattttacaCAGGAAAACACAAACATTGTGAAGTGAGACCAGTAGTGCCCtcaacacatgttgttttccATCTTATGTGTCATTAACGATAATACTTTGATTACACGTACTATATCTAAACAGTTAACACTAAATTCAGTGTCAACTACACTGCAGCTGCTTATTTCAAAACAGCATCATAATGGTATGGTAGCAAATGGCAGAAGCATAAATCACACATTGTTTAAACTGGAAACTCAAAATACTCTGTAATGAAGATTTTGTTTGATATATTGCATTTGAAAATGGTTGCCCTAATGCCACCCCATTGGGACTAATTTATACCACTGCAACTAGAAGCAACCTCAAAGAATGAAGTCTTCTCTTGCTGGTTAATTTAGATGAAACATAAATCGGTTTTTACTCACTCTTTTCTTTCAAGAAGAGAGAGTTACTTTAACTTGCATATTGCAGGGTGTCTGATGGTTTTCTCAGTAAACCACATGTTGAGCGTTTCAGAATAGAATCAAGAACTGCTTCCTCATTTCTAATTCTCAAACTGTCATCATTTTAACAGTTCTTAATGAATTGATGTGACATTGTGAAAAGGAAATTCAGAAATGCTCCTTTTGAATCAGCAACAAACCCTGAGAGTACAGAGAGAAAATTCTACACCATATCTTCTCATTTCTGAAAGGAGAGGCAGTTTGCACCCCACCTAAAGCTGTGTAACTCTTAAAACTAAACTATCCAATAACTGGCATTAACTATACATTTATACATCAATACTATACaaagtttcatttcatttttcttaaaaaaaaaatacttaagacaAATTGTCTAGTTTGTTAGTTGTGTGTTGGTTTAACATAAAATATCCCAAACATTACAGTCATTACATTGCTTAAAAAGTTGCCCATCTACCATCACTTTAGGGCCCTATAaaacacccggcgcaatgcggcgcaaggcgcagcgcaagtgtgtttgctagtttcagtccagcgccacgtcatttaattatcaaatgcatttgcgctcatgtGTGCGCCCATCgtcgtgctggtctaaaaaaagaggtgtgttaattctaaggagctgaaaatagactgcgccatagaccaactcaaacctggtctaaagtctggcgcaatgttgttgtttttttgttatttaaagggtGTGTTAGTACAGGCGGGTCCACAATGTGCATatacacactgcttattaaaccagggatgcacagcagcacacaaacatgccaaatgataaaaattaaaggattgcaatgcatattaatttTTGGAGgctaatatatacatacatacaggtgctggtcatatagttagactatcatcaaaaagttgatttatttcactaattccattcgtaaagtgaaacttgtaaattatattcattcattacacacagactgatatatttcaaatgttaatttcttttaattttgaggaTTATACTGACAACTAagggaaatcccaaattcagtatctcagaaaatttgaatataacttaagaccaatacaaagaaaggatttttgaaatcttggccaactaaaaagtataaaaatgaaaagtatgagcatgtacagcactcaatacttagttggggcttgTTTTGGCTGAATTATTGCAttaatgcggcgtggcatggagtcgatcagtctgtggcactgctcaggtgttatgagagaccaggttgctcttctgcattgttgggtctggcatatcacatcttcctcttcaaaaTACCCcaaagattttctatggggtCAAGGTCaggaccttttgtgtcttgccctccttatgcaaggtgtcaatggtcgtcttttggacaactgtccagtcagcagtcttccccatgattgtgtagcctacagaactagactgagagaccatttaaagactttgcaggtgttttgagttaattagctgattagagtgtggcaccaggtttcttcaatattgaaccttttcacaatattctaattttctgaaatactgaatttgggattttaaaaatctaaattaaaagaaataaacatttgaaatatatcagtccaTTTCATCTCAGAGACGCGTTCtatctttgcgcttgccaaattccccaatgaaatagcaaatccgtcatggcacgagcgcaactggctcctaaagggaatggaagatgagactctgtttattgcacgttacgccccaAAAACACCCATTTAAACCATGCGTCCGGGCGCGCCAACCATTTTtccatcattaaaatagcaaaagtgctttaaactttgcgtttagatcgttaaaatagggacCTTAGATTCTTTCATTCTGTAATCAGAAAACACTGAACTCAAGATACATGGGAATATAAATACTAAACCAAATGAAGACTATTAGGCTTATTAAAAGAGGTGAACTGAACAAAATAATCCCTTACACACACTGGGAAACTAGGTCAAGCAAGGCACTAAAGACAAAACTGATACAATCCATAGAACATGtgagagtttatttatttatttttgacatacTAAAAAGAACTGACTCATTAGAATCATTTGTAATTGAACTACACTGCATGTGTCATTGAAGAAGTATTTTGTACTGTATTTGGAAGAATTCACATGTAAGGAACCTTATTCCAGTTAGGGTTAATAatagatatttattttgtataataccgaatctgaataaaaaaacattctagGTTccgaccactgatctatataaattctactattatattatactattataatacCACTATGATCAGTGATTCCAACCCTAGACACAATGTACTGCTATTGTACTGAATTCACTCAACCAGATATTCATTAAATGGTCTTGTTTTGAGTTCTGTAGAAAGAAGTCTTTAATGAAATGACAGTGAGTGAATGACTTTATGTAAATTATACATCCTCATCTGCATGCAGTTTTCACACCTCACTTCACACCACAACCCAACAGCACTGTTTGACAAACATCCCACAGACGTGTGCTGGTACTAAACTCCTCTATGTGACTCTTGGCTTTAGCCAATCAGTCATCATTTCCTTTCAACTAGTTTTTTCAAAAGTTGTTTCCCCCCTCACACTTAGCCTGCAAGGAGAAGAATCAGTATAACTCCTACTAATGGTCGTGTTTTAAAACCGTTGTGTTTAAAAGGATGCAAAGATGCACTGATGCTATTATATATCTGAACATATCAGTCACTGTGAGAAACCCATGACAAGAGAGGAAATGGCTTGCGTGGTTGTGTTGATCTCAAGACTTAATTCCGTCTCAGATCGTCAGCCTTTTTGCATCTTAATAAAAAGTTGACCAGAACTTATATTTTCTAGATATATAGTTTATAAACTACACATTAAGTGAAATTCATCCCTCATATGTCTGTTACTGATCAATGACATGgtcatataattatatacatacataacaaataatgataaatacTAAAAATGATAATTTCTATACTTGTATATGTGTAGAATATACATGGAGGCAacctgcaataaaaataaataaatacagtttaacaaTACCAATTATCACTACtattaattcttttatttataGTTTCATTTAATGAGTCACACTATATGCAAACCATATCTCCAGGTGCTCTCAtgagaaccagactgaaaaacACCCCTGTgcacccctgtgtgtgtgtgtgtgtatacaacaCCATCATGAAATCAttaagatcatttttattttgtcagaCCAATTTTCTGTGAACAAATATAAGTATGCATCATAGTAGTAATATAAAAGTGCAATATTATGTTAACTTAAGCTAAAGATCACAACTAACCAATAACAACtaaagtacaataaaaacaatgcacATGACTCTATGCATCAACAATGGCTATTTTAATGGCATTATGAGTAATTAATTGTTCATTTAATGCATCTGTTCAGCACCTGATTATTTTCTCAGAGTATTAGGGGAGGACTGTGGGAGTTTTAGTGCTAAATGACTGttaatgagtgtgtgaatgtgtgaacaGTTGATTTAGAAACCCACATTCATGTTAGATGACCTATTGGCCGCATTAGATGTTGCTTTGTAGGTAATCAGTCATGCTTAAGTTTGCTTAGTTTTTCTCATAACTTAATACctgttgtaatattataaatgtatttattgtcagtgttgatcaatttaatgcatcattgctgaataaaggtattcatttctttttaaaaagtttataactACTAActgactaatttttttttcttgcaagcaATATTTAAATCTCAAATATGGAGGGGATGTTATACAAGGGATGTTATAGGGGCTTATAAAAGcacaaattagatttttctctCAGCAAAGGCATACAAGAATTGGCATGTAATGCATATACTGTAATGCTCTCACAGTAGTTTATTCTGATTTAGAAAATTGTTATTAGCTTGATCACGTACACAAATGATCTCCTTTATGGGTGATTATTGCCtggaataaacaaaacaaaaattatattcaaaatctccttatttaaataatgaatcacCATAgtgttgtggaaaaaaaagacatgatTATAAACTTTTGGAGTGGATAATTCTGTGTACCTACTTGCAGACATGAATTTTAGTACAGATGGTTTGTGGCCCATCATCGGTCATCAGCTCATCAATCAGATTGTGCAGATACTTCCACTGAACTCTCAACAACTTGACCTTCTCACAGGTGTTGCTCAGCTTGGATTTGATTTCATACTAGTTTAAGTTAAAATATGATTAATGCCAAATAAATTTCCACCACAGTCCAGTTCTTctaaaaaaaatgctgggttaaatataaCCCACCACTGGGTTAAAAAGGGaccaacccagcagttgggttgttctgacccagcagttgggttattttgaccagaggtgggtagtccaggggccaaagactAAAAGTCCtgacatatttttgttccactcataaactcagcagctgatttcatcagtggaggaaccaagtcattccttccaagtcacaaatgagTCTGAAGTCAAATCCCAGATCCCCAAAGAGTTAaaagttaattagataattaagtgattcaTTAAATGATGAGTGCACATTAGtaatgaacacctgctgttaaccaTCAACAtcattgactacgtttacatgcagccaataacccgttcaaaaccgggatattagcaataacccggtcgcgcacggccatgtaaacaccggcaaaaacccggatatgctcatattcgggtttttaaaaaccgggatattatacctggggtaccccttttctaacccgaatatttgctcttgtaaacgcgtttcgggcatatccccatcaaaatgtgtgttctgcgcatgttctattcgcaaggaatctaggtcttttgagtctttggatacaggaagaagaatcggaaatgacgcatattgcgtcttacgtccaggcgctaaccgtgcgtcgccgtttacatcgggatattggcgaatgattacacattccatgtatacaggagtaactctctctgctcacgcatgtaaacgggttatcccgaatgtttcagaaacccaaatagtgaccttaacccgaccataacccgaatttgaacagcttgtaaacgtagtcagtgaAGAAAAgtgaaacacaagaactacaactgactacagccacagccttagatgaaatatactgattgattgattttttttgaacacacacaagatgccaccataattgtggtcaaggtttgctttaagtctATTGACCCTTTTAATAGTTCAAAGTAGTTTGTTTCTAAGCAATGGCAACATTGTTTcacagcaaacatttgtgcattgctgaatcaaaagCTTGATGTAGCAGATTAACTTGTGATTTCTGCTAATGACTCATGATGAGTGAATGTCATGAAGTGGTTTCTCTTTGGTATATTAACTTAAATGCAGATATtgaacttccaaaaaaaaaaaaaaaaactattaaacaaatGCCAACTTAATTTTGATATTGTACGAAAATAAAAGAAGCTATCAGCTCAGGCTTTTAGAAATGAACACTTATCATATGATTCTCAACAGTggtgataatatttttttcatactgcagtgcatgatgggaattTTTACtttggtgttacccagcatgcatttcatcatgaagcattttgttgattgtcaccattgttgagattcctatactggttcttgatgtctgagAGTGTCTAAATAGTACAGTAGtacatttttgtgtgtattattattttattaattcattatatcTATTATAACGACACTTTGCTGGATTGTCAGTGCAAAAcctaaacatataaataaaaagttatttgagAAAAATCAGGCCAGCTCACAAGGCTTATCTCTGCAGATGATAACAACTAATATCTCAACATTGTATAACACCACACACATTTCTACAGAGAAAGATCTAacacaacaagtcaagggtcaagagcgcagctaaagcaaacattgatctccatgatggtggcatcattttaaccaataaaacatcaacatctgatcctctgtaattttcaataacagcaggtgttcatcactaatgtgcACTCATCATTTAATGAATCACTTAATTATCTTATTAACTTGTAACTTTTTTGGGACCTGGGATTTGACTTCAGActcatttgtgacttggaaggaatgacttggttcctccactgatgaaatcagctgctgagtttaTGAGTGGAACAAGAATATGTCAGGACTTTTAGTCTTTGGCCCCTGGCCTACCCACCTctggtcaaaataacccaaccgCTCGGTCAGaacaacccaactgctgggttggtCCCTGTTTAACCCAGTGCTGGGTTacatttaacccagcattttttagagtctACTTTTGATACGATCTTGGCAGGAAGTGGCTCATAATGACTATAAGCATTTCACTGAGACTGCAGTTTCTTTGTCCCTTTAGATGTAAATGCTTCAggatttccttttttcttttaacacCTTTATTTTCGAAGGCAGCCACATGCAGGTTCTCATTTCCGAACATGTTCACCCACCACTAGTTCAGGAAATAA
It includes:
- the LOC113060901 gene encoding antimicrobial peptide NK-lysin-like — encoded protein: MLRRIVLITLLISSVCALHWEMHKGDSIRNEFEESSGEIETEQLPGKCWACKWVMKKLKKQISNGATPEDIKIKLGMICDEIGFLKSMCRNLVNQFTDILVEELSTTDDARTICTNIRVCRK